Proteins encoded together in one Mastacembelus armatus chromosome 15, fMasArm1.2, whole genome shotgun sequence window:
- the erlec1 gene encoding endoplasmic reticulum lectin 1: protein MTAGLLVVFLGGLLEVSSGVSTNRGGYPSFTDEIPFKITWPGAEFTLPTSGALYNEDDFVIVTTTEKEKYKCLLPSLSAGEEDDDKDYTGPSPAELLEPLFKRSSCSYRIESYWTYEVCHGKHVRQYHEEKETGQKLSLQEYFLGNMAQKSQLTETDKAEDVENVKSAAEMEVPTKNIEGQLTPYFLQEMGNGTPCVLKHNQPRSSSVLYVCHPEAKHEILSVAEVTTCEYEVVVLTPLLCAHPKYRFKSSPVNAIFCQALAGSPLRPQRLAQLDKEQEEQLKPPFSTTSDTREEEAPPVREEAFTSTHKPMTVGGQSQVTVGTTHISRLTADQLIREFLSGSYCLHGGVGWWKYEFCYGKHVHQYHEDKEQGKNIVVVGNWNAEEHIEWAKKNVARSYQLKDDGVQKVKLVSHFYGHGDVCDLTGKPRQVIVKLKCKESESPHAVTVYMLEPQTCQYILGVESPVICRILDTADEYGLLSISS, encoded by the exons ATGACGGCTGGGCTGCTGGTGGTGTTTCTCGGGGGTTTGCTGGAGGTTTCCAGCGGCGTCTCCACAAACAGAGGGGGATATCCGTCATTTACAGACGAAATCCCGTTCAAAATCACATGGCCTGGCGCTGAGTTCACGCTG CCAACTTCAGGTGCACTTTACAACGAAGACGACTTTGTCATAGTGACGAcaacagagaaggagaagtACAAATGCCTGCTGCCTTCACTGTCAGCTGGAGAGGAG GATGATGATAAGGACTACACCGGTCCCAGTCCAGCTGAACTGCTGGAGCCACTATTCAAACGCAGCAGCTGCTCATACAGG ATTGAATCATACTGGACTTATGAAGTCTGCCATGGAAAGCATGTAAGACAGTATCATGAGGAGAAGGAGACTGGTCAG AAACTAAGTCTTCAGGAGTACTTTTTGGGGAATATGGCACAGAAGAGCCAGTTGACAGAGACAG atAAAGCTGAAGATGTAGAAAATGTCAAATCAGCAGCTGAAATGGAA GTGCCCACTAAGAATATAGAAGGTCAGCTCACTCCGTACTTCTTGCAGGAGATGGGAAACGGGACTCCTTGTGTGCTGAAGCATAACCAGCCCCGCTCTTCGTCTGTGCTTTATGTCTGTCATCCGGAGGCCAAGCATGAGATCTTGTCTGTTGCTGAGGTCACTACCTGTGAATATGAAGTGGTGGTTTTGACACCACTACTTTGTGCTCACCCAAAATATAG GTTCAAGTCCTCCCCGGTGAACGCCATCTTCTGCCAGGCTCTGGCAGGCTCCCCTCTACGACCTCAGCGGCTTGCTCAGTTGGATAAGGAGCAAGAGGAGCAGCTTAAACCGCCTTTCAGCACCACCTCTGACACAAGAGAG GAGGAAGCTCCACCAGTAAGAGAGGAGGCCTTCACCTCCACTCACAAGCCCATGACTGTGGGAGGGCAGTCTCAAGTCACTGTCGGCACCACTCACATCTCTCGTTTGACAGCTGATCAGCTAATCAGGGAGTTCCTCAGTGGCTCATATTGTCTTCATGGG ggggTAGGGTGGTGGAAATATGAGTTCTGTTATGGAAAGCATGTCCATCAATACCATGAG GATAAAGAGCAAGGAAAGAACATTGTGGTGGTGGGGAACTGGAACGCAGAAGAGCACATTGAGTGGGCCAAGAAAAATGTTGCCCGATCTTACCAGCTCAAAGATGACGGAGTGCAGAAAGTCAA GTTGGTTTCCCACTTTTATGGTCATGGGGATGTGTGTGATCTGACAGGAAAGCCCAGACAGGTCATCGTCAAGCTCAA ATGTAAAGAGTCTGAGTCTCCCCATGCTGTCACTGTCTATATGCTGGAGCCTCAGACCTGTCAGTACATCCTGGGG gtTGAGTCTCCAGTCATATGCAGGATTCTTGATACGGCTGATGAATATGGACTTCTGTCAATCTCCAGCTAA
- the gpr75 gene encoding probable G-protein coupled receptor 75 codes for MVSNTMNTTVTPSDLVDVPRHQNFNGTLGTQTPSAWAVIHTATLTFCSLLLIFIFCLGSYGNLVVFLSFFDPAFRKFRTNFDFMILNLSFCDLFICCVTAPMFALVLFLDAGGGDGVSKSFCFAFHLTSSGFIIMSLETVAVIALHRLRMVLGQQPNRTASFPCTLALTALLWTSSFTMAALLTMRAYPRRDGPCLPHFGLGDGQARVVLYVYLADFAFCVAVVSVSYLMIAQTLRKNAQVRKCPIITVDATCPQLPPPLIAAGFESMQCAVQGPSLYRNQTYNKLQNVQTHLYANRTNQHLVPGAAQGATSCQVVSTVNLATAKDSKAVVTCVVIVISVLLCCLPMGVSLAQDVLSPESSFAHYQFELCGFVLIFLKSGINPFVYSRNSAGLRRRVLCCIQWVALGFLCCKQKTRLHAMGKGSLEVNRNKSSHHETNSAYVLSPKPQRRLVDQACGPSHSRDCAGSPRATGVRKPRPPSTSTPINTRIEPYYSIYNSSPSAGPSSPTSLQPVSSQTFAFAKSYVAMHYHTHQDALQDFESTSVHQIPIPSV; via the coding sequence ATGGTTAGCAATACAATGAACACCACTGTTACACCATCAGACCTGGTGGATGTGCCAAGACATCAGAACTTCAATGGCACCCTGGGCACACAGACCCCGTCAGCTTGGGCCGTGATCCACACTGCTACCTTGACCTTTTGCTCTCTCCTCCTTATCTTCATCTTCTGCCTGGGCTCCTATGGCAACCTTGTAGTGTTCCTCTCCTTTTTTGATCCAGCATTTCGCAAGTTCCGCACTAACTTTGACTTCATGATCCTCAACTTATCCTTCTGTGACTTGTTCATTTGCTGTGTGACTGCTCCCATGTTTGCACTGGTCCTCTTCCTGGATGCAGGGGGAGGGGATGGTGTGTCGAAGAGTTTCTGCTTTGCCTTCCACTTAACCAGCTCGGGCTTCATCATCATGTCCCTGGAGACGGTAGCTGTAATTGCTTTGCACAGACTGCGCATGGTTTTGGGGCAGCAGCCCAACCGCACCGCATCCTTCCCTTGTACACTGGCTCTCACTGCCCTGCTGTGGACATCGAGCTTCACCATGGCTGCTCTCCTTACCATGCGAGCATACCCACGTAGAGATGGACCCTGCCTGCCCCACTTTGGCCTCGGAGACGGGCAGGCTAGGGTTGTGTTGTACGTCTACCTGGCAGACTTCGCCTTTTGTGTAGCTGTGGTGTCAGTGTCCTATCTGATGATCGCTCAAACACTGAGGAAGAATGCACAAGTGAGGAAATGTCCCATCATCACAGTAGATGCCACTTGCCCCCAGCTCCCACCCCCTCTCATTGCAGCAGGCTTTGAGAGCATGCAGTGTGCTGTTCAAGGACCTTCCCTGTACCGTAACCAGACTTACAACAAACTGCAGAATGTTCAGACACACTTGTACGCCAACAGGACCAACCAGCATTTGGTTCCAGGTGCCGCCCAAGGAGCTACCAGCTGTCAGGTAGTGTCTACAGTCAACTTGGCCACAGCCAAAGACTCCAAGGCAGTTGTCACCTGTGTAGTTATAGTGATCTCTGTGCTGCTTTGCTGCTTGCCAATGGGGGTTTCATTGGCACAGGATGTTTTGTCACCAGAAAGCAGCTTTGCACATTACCAGTTTGAATTGTGTGGATTTGTGCTGATTTTTCTCAAGTCAGGAATCAATCCCTTTGTGTACTCACGCAACAGTGCAGGCCTTCGCCGCCGTGTGCTGTGCTGTATTCAGTGGGTGGCACTGGGCTTTCTCTGTTGCAAGCAAAAGACACGCCTGCATGCAATGGGGAAGGGCAGCCTGGAAGTTAATCGCAATAAATCCTCCCATCATGAGACCAACTCAGCCTATGTCTTATCACCCAAGCCACAGAGGAGGCTTGTAGACCAGGCTTGTGGTCCCAGTCACTCCAGGGATTGCGCTGGCAGTCCAAGGGCCACAGGTGTGCGCAAACCCCGTCCACCGAGTACGTCAACACCTATAAACACTCGCATTGAGCCCTACTATAGCATATACAATAGCAGTCCCTCTGCAGGGCCAAGCTCCCCCACCAGCCTGCAGCCTGTCAGTTCTCAGACATTTGCTTTTGCCAAATCATATGTAGCCATGCACTACCACACTCACCAAGATGCACTGCAAGACTTTGAAAGCACCTCAGTGCACCAGATTCCTATTCCCTCAGTCTAA